ATTTCTTTAAATATCCTGATCGAAAAACACCAACGCTTCAGTGTGCAGCTACACAATACACTAAAATAatctttccttttgttttcatcACTTGCTTGACTTACCTTTCGGTCTGGGCGCAAGCACAGCTGACGCAGGGCGATCGGAACGCACACTCGCTTCATCTTATCATATGGCGGAGGAATGCCCTCATACACCTTCAAGCGGCGTAGCGCATTCGCACCGCGCTTGGTCTTGTGGGGGACCATTCCTGGAatacattaaaattaaatgaaaaaccTCTGAGGCTGCTACAGCCACAACACAATCACTGCCGGTAGCAAATATACATACCACGGATGGCCTTCCACAACATACGGCTCGGAGCGCGGAAATGGAATGGACCGCGTGCCGGGTTGACGTTACATCTTTTCCGCAGGTAGGCCAAGAACTTGATCTTGTTGCGGAAGAAATGGCCCGACAGCTGAAGGCCCTCGCAGCGCACCACGACCACTGAGTTACCAGACAGGATCTGCTTAGCGACGACCGAGGCCAGTCGACCAAGCAAGTGTCCACGTCCGTCAATTAAAATTGGCTGAAAAGATTCACATGCAACAAGACGGGAAAGTGTCATTAACTATCACATTATACTGCACGTTCGATGTCCAGCGCACGGTTTGGTCAGCACGCTTTATCACAATAAGCCATACACAACTTTTGCAAACCAAAATCGCACCCGTGCCACcagttttttgtagttttttaacatttcttGATAGATACCTTCTTCGTGCGTACCATCACTTTCgcaaacaccaacaaaaagaaCTAGGAAGTGTCGTTCAGCGGAAGTCATGAATCGAGTGACAGCTCCCGGGCGGCTTGCTGGCTGTCATTGTTGTCATAGATCGTTCAGAGACTTTAATCACCACTTTATTCACCACGGCCAAGGTACATACAAGATTATGTATGAACTCAAAAAAATTAGCcacaaacaatttttttttggaaaaaaataattttcgctaaaaaaatctaaaatcgaATCTAAAAACTAATTCTTTGAAATGCTATAATACTTTGTATCTTACT
This sequence is a window from Anopheles merus strain MAF chromosome 3R, AmerM5.1, whole genome shotgun sequence. Protein-coding genes within it:
- the LOC121597342 gene encoding 60S ribosomal protein L13a-like, producing MVRTKKPILIDGRGHLLGRLASVVAKQILSGNSVVVVRCEGLQLSGHFFRNKIKFLAYLRKRCNVNPARGPFHFRAPSRMLWKAIRGMVPHKTKRGANALRRLKVYEGIPPPYDKMKRVCVPIALRQLCLRPDRKYCTVDRVAHEVGWKYRDVVNNLEAKRKIKARIAYMHKKKLKKITWSARAVVAKKIESQNAVLKQYGYLTSEFEKKYSKPVVNAVPPKLGKRKRKELYVAAKAARKEAKYAARAAAKAKKATTATKAPAKAKAKA